One genomic region from Bacillus sp. SLBN-46 encodes:
- a CDS encoding YojF family protein, producing MELVELSRVQEAINGFANKDVYIHLETTNGAYASHKDQSFFSAGAYIRNALVRYELGKITGNGPYRVGLKINLGWIYAEGITHYEIDEENHLLLAGHDHEGKLAVALEISHTPFE from the coding sequence ATGGAGTTAGTAGAGTTAAGCCGTGTCCAAGAGGCCATTAATGGCTTTGCAAACAAAGATGTTTATATTCACCTTGAAACAACCAATGGTGCTTATGCATCACATAAAGATCAATCTTTCTTTTCCGCTGGAGCCTATATTCGTAACGCCCTTGTCCGTTATGAATTGGGGAAGATTACAGGAAATGGGCCGTATCGCGTCGGTCTAAAGATCAACCTCGGTTGGATTTACGCAGAGGGTATTACCCACTATGAAATCGACGAAGAGAACCATCTATTATTAGCCGGCCATGACCATGAAGGAAAGTTGGCCGTTGCCCTTGAAATCAGCCATACTCCATTTGAGTAA
- the pdxK gene encoding pyridoxine/pyridoxal/pyridoxamine kinase, producing MTIKKVMTIAGSDTSGGAGIQADLKTFQELGVYGMTALTTIVTMDPKDWHHSVFPLAVDTLETQLETVLSVGIDAMKTGMLGTVEIIELTARKIDENKLEKVVIDPVMVCKGEDEVLNPETTDAMREFLLPRALVVTPNLFEAGQLAGMKTPRTVEEMKEAAVKIHEQGAKFVLIKGGSKLHSEEKAVDLLYDGKEFKLYESEKFETTYTHGAGCTYSSAITAELAKGKSVYDAVDVAKEFITAAIQQGFRLNQFVGPTWHGAYRGTESVTEYCEDCE from the coding sequence ATGACGATTAAAAAAGTAATGACGATTGCCGGTTCGGATACGAGCGGTGGTGCAGGCATTCAAGCAGATTTGAAGACCTTCCAGGAGCTTGGTGTTTACGGAATGACGGCACTGACAACGATTGTAACGATGGATCCAAAGGACTGGCACCATAGTGTGTTTCCCCTTGCAGTAGATACATTAGAGACTCAATTGGAAACCGTTCTATCCGTTGGAATTGACGCGATGAAAACTGGAATGCTTGGAACCGTTGAAATTATTGAATTAACTGCCAGAAAGATCGATGAAAACAAGTTGGAAAAAGTAGTCATTGATCCAGTAATGGTTTGTAAAGGCGAAGATGAGGTATTGAATCCGGAAACAACAGATGCGATGCGTGAGTTTCTTTTACCACGTGCCTTAGTCGTTACTCCTAACCTTTTTGAAGCAGGACAGCTTGCTGGAATGAAGACACCGCGTACCGTCGAGGAAATGAAAGAAGCGGCTGTGAAAATCCATGAGCAAGGTGCTAAATTTGTGTTAATTAAGGGCGGCAGCAAGCTTCACTCTGAAGAAAAAGCGGTTGACCTGCTGTATGATGGGAAGGAATTTAAGCTTTACGAGTCTGAAAAATTTGAAACGACATATACGCACGGAGCAGGCTGTACGTATTCGTCAGCTATTACTGCTGAGCTGGCAAAAGGGAAATCTGTCTATGATGCTGTAGATGTAGCGAAGGAATTTATTACGGCTGCGATTCAGCAAGGCTTCCGCTTAAACCAATTTGTTGGTCCGACTTGGCACGGTGCGTACCGCGGTACGGAGTCTGTTACTGAGTATTGTGAGGATTGCGAATAA